One Anoplopoma fimbria isolate UVic2021 breed Golden Eagle Sablefish chromosome 2, Afim_UVic_2022, whole genome shotgun sequence DNA window includes the following coding sequences:
- the atic gene encoding bifunctional purine biosynthesis protein PURH, which translates to MASAELALLSVSDKTGLVDFAKRLVDVGLSLVASGGTAKALRDAGLAVRDVSELTGHPEMLGGRVKTLHPAVHGGILARKTPTDTADMKKLGYSLVRVVVCNLYPFVKTISNPDVTVEDAVEQIDIGGVTLLRAAAKNHARVTIVCDPADYSVVAKEMESSGDKDTTLETRRTLALKAFTHTAQYDDAISDYFRGQYSRGVSQLPLRYGMNPHQAPAQLYTLRPALPLKVVNGSPGFINLCDALNAWQLVRELKSALGMAAATSFKHVSPAGAAVAVPLSEEEAKVCMVHDMLEELTPLATAYARARGSDRMSSFGDFIALSDVCDVPTARIISREVSDGIIAPGYDEEALKILSKKKNGNYCVLQMDPAYEPDEAEVRVLFGLYLKQKRNGALIDKEFFGNVVSEGSLSEEAVRDLAVASIAVKYTQSNSVCYAKDGQVVGIGAGQQSRIHCTRLAGDKADNWWLRHHPRVLSMKFCSGVKRAEMANAIDQYVSGTIGEGPDLAVWKSKYEEVPEPLSETEKKNWISSLHAVAVSSDAFFPFRDNIDRAKRSGVKYIAAPAGSAADKVVIDACNEQGITLVHTNRRLFHH; encoded by the exons GTCTGAGCTGACTGGACATCCAGAGATGCTGGGGGGCAGAGTGAAGACCCTGCATCCTGCTGTCCATGGAGGAATCCTGGCCAGGAAAACCCCCACGGACACCGCTGATATGAAGAAGCTGGGCTACAGCCTTGTCAG AGTGGTGGTGTGCAACCTCTACCCATTTGTGAAGACAATCTCCAACCCTGATGTTACAGTGGAAGATGCTGTGGAGCAGATCGATATCG gtgGCGTAACTCTGTTGAGAGCAGCGGCCAAGAATCATGCTCGGGTCACTATAGTGTGTGATCCTGCTGACTATTCAGTGGTTGCCAAGGAGATGGAGAGTTCAGGGGACAAAGATACAACCCTGGAAACCCGAAGGACTCTGGCCCTCAAA gccttcacacacacagcgcaGTATGACGACGCCATATCAGACTACTTTCGTGGACAGTACAGCCGCGGTGTTTCCCAGCTGCCTCTGCGCTACGGCATGAACCCTCACCAAGCACCCGCCCAACTCTACACCCTGCGCCCAGCCCTGCCCCTCAAAG TGGTCAACGGTTCCCCCGGCTTTATCAACCTGTGTGATGCTCTGAACGCCTGGCAGCTGGTCAGAGAGTTAAAGAGCGCCCTCGGCATGGCCGCTGCCACCTCCTTCAAGCACGTCAGCCCCGCTG GAGCTGCAGTAGCAGTTCCTCTGAGTGAGGAGGAAGCCAAAGTGTGCATGGTGCATGACATGCTGGAGGAACTCACCCCGCTGGCCACGGCCTACGCCAGGGCAAGAGGTTCAGACCGAATGTCTTCTTTTGGAGACTTCATTGCTCTGTCAGATGTTTGTGACGTTCCCACTGCCAGGATTATATCAAGAGAG GTGTCTGATGGTATCATTGCTCCTGGGTATGATGAGGAGGCACTCAAGATCCtctccaaaaagaaaaatggcaacTACTGTGTGCTTCAG ATGGATCCAGCCTACGAACCTGATGAGGCTGAGGTGAGAGTGTTGTTTGGCCTCTATCTCAAACAAAAGAGGAATGGAGCTCTTATCGATAAGGAATTCTTCGGCAACGTTGTGTCTGAAGGCTCT CTCTCAGAGGAAGCTGTGCGTGACCTCGCTGTGGCCTCCATCGCTGTCAAGTACACTCAGTCCAACTCTGTCTGCTACGCTAAAGATGGACAG GTCGTTGGTATTGGCGCCGGTCAACAGTCTCGTATCCACTGCACACGGCTGGCTGGTGACAAAGCGGATAACTGGTGGCTGAGACACCACCCTCGTGTCCTGAGCATGAAGTTTTGCAGCGGTGTGAAGCGAGCCGAGATGGCCAACGCAATCGACCAGTATGTCAGCGGCACCATTGGAGAG GGCCCAGACTTGGCAGTTTGGAAGTCAAAGTATGAGGAGGTACCTGAGCCCCTGTCAGAGACTGAAAAGAAGAACTGGATCAGCTCCCTGCATGCCGTGGCTGTCAGCTCTGACGCCTTCTTCCCCTTCAGAGATAACATAGATCGTGCCAAACGG AGTGGTGTTAAGTACATCGCAGCTCCAGCAGGCTCGGCTGCTGACAAGGTTGTGATTGATGCCTGTAATGAGCAGGGCATCACTCTGGTGCACACTAACCGCCGCCTTTTCCACCACTGA